The following coding sequences lie in one Halococcus salsus genomic window:
- a CDS encoding DUF5789 family protein — MTEKDRRQGIEFGEFSDSMASLNYPVNHDDLLRQHGDAELHLPTGTTTLREVLGTLQDEDHTYRDEEELKTMIVNTVGDGAIGRKNYSDRDPPGLGEERPDEGAPGQSVDDQESI, encoded by the coding sequence ATGACTGAGAAGGATCGGCGACAAGGTATTGAATTTGGAGAATTCAGCGATTCCATGGCGTCGCTAAACTATCCAGTCAACCACGATGACCTTCTCAGACAGCATGGCGACGCTGAACTCCATCTCCCTACTGGTACCACCACCCTTCGCGAAGTACTCGGTACCCTCCAAGATGAGGATCACACCTATCGAGACGAGGAAGAACTCAAGACAATGATTGTGAACACAGTTGGAGATGGGGCGATCGGCCGAAAGAACTACTCTGATCGTGATCCCCCTGGTCTTGGTGAGGAGCGACCAGACGAAGGTGCACCTGGCCAGAGTGTCGATGATCAAGAGTCAATCTGA